One genomic region from Bacillota bacterium encodes:
- a CDS encoding helix-turn-helix domain-containing protein, whose product MPGVDPGVPVYPIGVVQRLTGLSARQIRYYEKEGLLTPSRTRGNRRLFSPADVDRLRQVKGLMEQGLTLEGVRALLAAGPGQEVVEPAGTAGDAAQAGAPGPAGPGQEAGASPEPEGAGREVPAHPALFRQARGRRLSSLFPVDQQAELVRWLEEQREEQPQPEP is encoded by the coding sequence ATGCCGGGCGTGGATCCGGGCGTACCCGTTTACCCTATCGGCGTGGTGCAGCGCCTGACGGGCCTTTCGGCCCGGCAGATCCGCTATTACGAAAAGGAAGGGCTGCTCACCCCGAGCCGCACCAGGGGCAACCGGCGGCTCTTCTCGCCGGCAGACGTTGACCGGCTTCGCCAGGTCAAGGGCCTCATGGAACAGGGGCTCACCCTGGAGGGCGTCCGCGCCTTGCTTGCGGCCGGACCCGGGCAGGAGGTCGTCGAGCCGGCCGGGACGGCGGGGGACGCCGCGCAGGCAGGAGCTCCCGGGCCGGCGGGCCCGGGGCAGGAGGCCGGGGCTTCTCCGGAGCCCGAGGGCGCGGGCCGCGAGGTCCCGGCTCATCCGGCGCTCTTCCGGCAGGCACGGGGGCGGCGCCTTTCGTCCCTTTTCCCCGTGGACCAGCAGGCCGAACTGGTGCGGTGGCTGGAAGAGCAGCGCGAGGAGCAGCCCCAGCCTGAACCATAA